One part of the Anaeromyxobacter sp. Fw109-5 genome encodes these proteins:
- a CDS encoding universal stress protein, producing the protein MTTRRPQLKVTLVGDDLSAGAGSALRRSAVLPEVRGRVLHVLRVLPGGHRSARGEEAVEEARVALRERAEQIVGQARLDELPRGALRATVVEGEPFVELIRHARAVDADLVLVGAHARRTWRDGVVGTTVERIIRKGDTPVLVVKRPPRNAYRRAVAAIEASDAARRVLDLAVALLPSSGAKLTALSCFTVPFETEISGGVREVAARTRREYLQERSAACQRLLSRIEALRTVTLELAVVHGDPRVEVLRRIERERADLLVLGTHARSGLAHALLGSTAEWLIRAAPCDVAVTRPARFAFELP; encoded by the coding sequence ATGACGACCCGGCGACCGCAGCTGAAGGTGACGCTCGTCGGCGACGATCTCTCCGCCGGTGCCGGATCCGCCCTGCGGAGATCCGCCGTGCTCCCCGAGGTGCGCGGGCGCGTGCTGCACGTCCTGCGGGTGCTGCCGGGAGGACACCGGAGCGCTCGAGGCGAGGAGGCGGTCGAGGAGGCCCGCGTCGCTCTGCGGGAGCGCGCCGAGCAGATCGTCGGTCAGGCGCGCCTCGACGAGCTGCCGAGAGGCGCCCTCCGCGCCACGGTCGTCGAGGGAGAGCCCTTCGTGGAGCTCATCCGGCACGCCCGCGCGGTCGACGCAGACCTCGTCCTCGTGGGCGCTCACGCGCGGAGGACGTGGCGGGACGGTGTCGTCGGCACGACCGTCGAGAGGATCATCCGCAAGGGAGACACCCCCGTGCTGGTCGTGAAGCGGCCGCCCCGCAACGCCTACCGGAGGGCCGTCGCGGCCATCGAGGCGTCGGATGCCGCGCGGCGCGTCCTCGATCTCGCGGTCGCGCTGCTCCCATCCTCGGGCGCGAAGCTCACGGCGTTGAGCTGCTTCACGGTGCCGTTCGAGACGGAGATCTCCGGCGGGGTCCGGGAGGTGGCCGCTCGGACGCGCCGGGAGTACCTGCAGGAGCGCTCTGCGGCGTGCCAGCGTCTCCTCTCGAGGATCGAGGCGCTGCGCACGGTGACGCTGGAGCTCGCGGTGGTGCACGGGGATCCCCGCGTCGAGGTGCTCCGCCGCATCGAGCGCGAGCGCGCCGATCTGCTGGTGCTCGGGACCCACGCGCGCTCGGGGCTCGCGCACGCGCTGCTCGGCAGCACGGCGGAGTGGCTCATCCGCGCCGCCCCCTGCGACGTCGCCGTCACCCGACCCGCGCGCTTCGCGTTCGAGCTGCCGTGA
- a CDS encoding DUF294 nucleotidyltransferase-like domain-containing protein, protein MAEPTTTVDPVAYLRATAPFATLRRELFDEAVRDVEVVFEPAGKQLVRVGGAPLEHLWVIRKGAVRLERDGQTLQLLEEGETFGYTSLVSGEATLDVVVEEDLVAYRLPGAAFRALLGDASFAGHFAAGLAERLRASLEQSPVATFRADVSGAVEQLVKRPPVWVEETSTVRDAARIMREASISSVLVRGAPAGIVTDRDFRNRVLADDLGPETSLTRIVSRPLRTVTVGTPIYEAWRTLLDAGVHHLPVVRGDEIVGVVTAGDLLKHSASGPVAVLRSVERLPSRESLPGYARKVAEMTAVLLAGGLEASTISGFVARLNDALVHRILRWAEADLGAAPAPWAWIAFGSEGRMEQTLLTDQDNALVYADEGEAAREWYAALAARVNEDLVAAGFPECPGGYMAKRWHGPLSEWTRRFRGWIDAPAPQALLEASIFFDFRRVAGTLGLDPLDAALTEAAGRPVFLRFLAKAALDFRPPPLLLLRLKGTSSVVDLKAHGISPIVFLARCYGLEAGLRARGTLERIDGAQRAGKVDEEVATRVAEAYRYLIGLRLRLQLRRIAAGDPVTNQVALAELTPLERTRLKDALRAVKSWQDAGAFHFKTEF, encoded by the coding sequence GTGGCCGAACCGACGACGACCGTGGATCCGGTGGCGTACCTCCGCGCGACCGCGCCCTTCGCGACGCTCCGCCGCGAGCTCTTCGACGAGGCGGTGCGGGACGTCGAGGTCGTGTTCGAGCCGGCCGGGAAGCAGCTCGTCCGCGTCGGCGGAGCGCCCCTCGAGCACCTGTGGGTCATCCGCAAGGGCGCCGTGCGGCTGGAGCGCGACGGCCAGACGCTCCAGCTCCTCGAGGAGGGCGAGACGTTCGGCTACACCTCGCTCGTCTCGGGCGAGGCGACGCTGGACGTGGTCGTGGAGGAGGACCTCGTGGCGTACCGGCTGCCCGGCGCCGCCTTCCGCGCGCTGCTCGGCGACGCCAGCTTCGCGGGCCACTTCGCCGCCGGGCTCGCGGAGCGGCTGCGGGCGAGCCTGGAGCAGTCGCCGGTCGCGACCTTCCGCGCGGACGTCTCGGGGGCGGTGGAGCAGCTCGTGAAGCGCCCGCCGGTCTGGGTGGAGGAGACGTCCACCGTGCGGGACGCCGCGCGGATCATGCGCGAGGCGTCGATCTCGTCGGTGCTGGTGCGCGGCGCGCCGGCCGGCATCGTGACGGATCGCGACTTCCGCAACCGCGTGCTCGCCGACGATCTCGGGCCCGAGACGTCGCTCACGCGCATCGTCTCGCGTCCGCTGCGCACCGTCACGGTGGGCACCCCCATCTACGAGGCCTGGCGCACGCTGCTCGACGCCGGCGTGCACCACCTCCCGGTGGTGCGCGGGGACGAGATCGTCGGCGTGGTGACGGCGGGAGACCTCCTGAAGCACAGCGCGTCCGGCCCGGTCGCGGTGCTCCGGAGCGTCGAGCGGCTCCCCTCGCGCGAGAGCCTCCCCGGCTACGCCCGCAAGGTCGCGGAGATGACCGCCGTCCTCCTGGCCGGCGGCCTCGAGGCGTCCACCATCTCCGGGTTCGTGGCGCGCCTCAACGACGCGCTCGTGCACCGCATCCTCCGCTGGGCCGAGGCGGACCTGGGGGCCGCCCCCGCGCCGTGGGCCTGGATCGCGTTCGGGTCGGAGGGGCGGATGGAGCAGACCCTGCTCACCGACCAGGACAACGCGCTCGTGTACGCCGACGAGGGGGAGGCCGCTCGCGAGTGGTACGCGGCGCTCGCCGCGCGCGTGAACGAGGATCTCGTCGCCGCCGGGTTCCCGGAGTGCCCCGGCGGCTACATGGCGAAGCGCTGGCACGGGCCGCTCTCCGAGTGGACGCGCCGCTTCCGCGGCTGGATCGACGCCCCGGCGCCCCAGGCGCTGCTGGAGGCGTCCATCTTCTTCGACTTCCGCCGGGTGGCCGGCACGCTCGGGCTCGACCCCCTCGACGCGGCGCTCACGGAGGCGGCGGGGCGCCCCGTCTTCCTGCGCTTCCTCGCCAAGGCCGCGCTCGACTTCCGCCCCCCGCCGCTCCTGCTGCTCCGGCTCAAGGGCACCTCGTCCGTGGTGGACCTGAAGGCCCACGGGATCTCGCCCATCGTCTTCCTCGCGCGCTGCTACGGCCTCGAGGCCGGCTTGCGCGCGCGCGGGACGCTGGAGCGGATCGACGGCGCCCAGCGCGCCGGCAAGGTGGACGAGGAGGTCGCCACGCGGGTCGCGGAGGCCTACCGCTACCTCATCGGCCTGCGCCTCCGGCTGCAGCTCCGCCGCATCGCCGCGGGCGACCCGGTGACGAACCAGGTCGCGCTCGCCGAGCTCACGCCGCTCGAGCGCACCCGCCTCAAGGACGCGCTCCGGGCCGTGAAGAGCTGGCAGGACGCGGGGGCGTTCCACTTCAAGACGGAATTCTGA
- a CDS encoding sodium:calcium antiporter, whose protein sequence is MTWAVLFLASAAVVVLAGTVLSRQGDAIAERTGIGRVWIGSILLAGATSLPELATDVSAVRLGAADLAAGDLFGSSMANMLILAVIELVAPRRQVFRKVTLDHALAACLALVVTASALVLVVLRPSGAWLGVVPPSTPLLVAYALGTRAVYRHVSRAGDREGPPAMVIPRASAAPPLGAALARFAAAALVILLASPLFALSAKEIAVLTGLGDSVVGAWLVGLSTSLPELVTSLAAVRMGALDLAVGNLFGSNGFNMAIFLALDLASPGGSVFASLSPVHVVTGLFGVLLTGLGLAAIVYRAERRFAMVEPDALLIVVAYFVGLGAIGLYAARI, encoded by the coding sequence ATGACGTGGGCCGTGCTCTTCCTCGCCAGCGCGGCCGTCGTGGTCCTCGCCGGGACCGTCCTCTCGCGCCAGGGCGACGCCATCGCGGAGCGGACCGGCATCGGGAGGGTGTGGATCGGCTCGATCCTGCTCGCCGGCGCGACCTCGCTGCCCGAGCTCGCGACGGACGTGTCGGCGGTGCGCCTCGGCGCGGCGGACCTGGCGGCGGGCGACCTGTTCGGCAGCAGCATGGCGAACATGCTCATCCTCGCGGTGATCGAGCTCGTGGCGCCCCGCCGCCAGGTGTTCCGCAAGGTGACGCTGGATCACGCGCTCGCGGCGTGCCTGGCCCTCGTGGTGACGGCGTCGGCGCTGGTGCTCGTCGTGCTGCGTCCGTCGGGCGCGTGGCTCGGCGTGGTCCCCCCCTCCACGCCGCTGCTCGTGGCCTACGCGCTCGGGACCCGGGCCGTCTACCGGCACGTGAGCCGCGCGGGCGACCGCGAGGGACCGCCCGCGATGGTGATCCCGCGGGCGAGCGCCGCGCCGCCGCTGGGTGCGGCCCTCGCGCGGTTCGCCGCCGCCGCGCTCGTGATCCTGCTGGCGTCGCCGCTCTTCGCCCTGTCCGCGAAGGAGATCGCCGTGCTGACCGGGCTCGGCGACAGCGTCGTCGGCGCGTGGCTGGTCGGCCTCTCCACCTCGCTGCCGGAGCTCGTCACCTCGCTGGCCGCGGTGAGGATGGGCGCGCTGGATCTCGCGGTCGGCAACCTCTTCGGGAGCAACGGGTTCAACATGGCCATCTTCCTCGCGCTCGACCTGGCGAGCCCGGGCGGATCCGTGTTCGCCTCGCTGAGCCCGGTCCACGTCGTCACGGGATTGTTCGGGGTCCTGCTCACCGGCCTCGGATTGGCGGCGATCGTGTACCGCGCCGAGCGGCGCTTCGCGATGGTCGAGCCCGACGCGCTGCTCATCGTGGTCGCCTACTTCGTCGGGTTGGGGGCCATCGGGCTCTACGCCGCGAGGATCTGA
- a CDS encoding BON domain-containing protein: MGRYGREDEGWGEGRERGWRSGREGWRLEDERYLEDERYRRVWGDPTGARERPASEERREVMEGGDLGWPGGVRGSEGGSGYGRGLFGTAYGLYAGRPEHESHPRWGRAPERERMERAGEPRHRRGPKGYRRSDERILDDIVERLMWSGIDAADVEIRVEQGKVTLTGTVAERRDKRRIEDACEDVLGVDDVENHLRVSRRELEEGRGIH, from the coding sequence ATGGGACGGTACGGGAGAGAGGACGAGGGGTGGGGCGAGGGTCGTGAGCGCGGGTGGAGGAGCGGGCGCGAGGGGTGGCGCCTGGAGGACGAGCGGTACCTGGAGGACGAGCGGTACCGGCGCGTGTGGGGGGATCCGACGGGCGCTCGCGAGCGACCGGCGTCCGAGGAGCGGCGCGAGGTGATGGAAGGCGGCGATCTCGGCTGGCCGGGCGGCGTGCGAGGATCCGAGGGAGGCTCCGGCTACGGGCGCGGGCTGTTCGGCACGGCGTACGGCCTGTACGCAGGGAGGCCGGAGCACGAGTCGCACCCGCGGTGGGGCCGCGCCCCGGAGCGCGAGCGGATGGAGCGAGCGGGGGAGCCGCGGCACCGCCGTGGGCCGAAGGGCTATCGCCGCTCGGACGAGCGGATCCTCGACGACATCGTCGAGCGGCTGATGTGGAGCGGCATCGACGCCGCCGACGTCGAGATCAGGGTCGAGCAAGGGAAGGTCACGCTGACCGGCACCGTCGCGGAGCGCCGCGACAAGCGGCGCATCGAGGATGCGTGCGAGGACGTGCTCGGCGTGGACGACGTGGAGAACCACCTCCGCGTCTCGCGCAGGGAGCTCGAGGAGGGGAGGGGGATCCACTGA
- a CDS encoding DUF294 nucleotidyltransferase-like domain-containing protein, translated as MAVAIDPIAYLRSIPPFQALPAAEFAAATRNLEVGFYPVGTRLTSAGGRPLDYLYVVRKGAVRLERDGQTLQVLEEGECFGYTSLISGRATLDVIVDEDLLAYRLPGADFRRLLGYAPFAGHFAVGLADRLKSSLAHAPAFSGQPDLSIEVGRLVVRPAVWVERDATVAHAARVMREHRISSVLVRTDPPGIVTDRDFRNRVLADGLPPATPVTEVFTRPLQLVPSEAPLHAAWTALLDARIHHLPVVTDGEIAGVITSGDLLRCSAQGPVAVLRAVERLAGRDSLRGYAARVAEMAAALVAGGVDAPRIGGLVARLNDTLLARLVRWAEADLGPAPGAWAWVALGSEGRMEQTLLTDQDNALVYEDAGAPHRAWFHAFAEHLNADLVAAGFPACPGGRMARRWNGTISWWKEEIDACVEHRPAAAAILYDLRRAAGPLDVAPLETALARGARTRHLARSLAREALRFTPPPGMVLRLRGGAEVDLKQHGIAPVVMLARCYAVEVGSTARGTLERLEAARAAGLMAEALHASVSEAYRFLLDLRLRLQLRAFSEHRPLLDIVRLDELSGAERTRVKDSFRAIRRWQEKATYHYQTDLV; from the coding sequence ATGGCCGTCGCGATCGACCCGATCGCCTACCTGCGATCGATCCCCCCGTTCCAGGCGCTGCCGGCGGCGGAGTTCGCCGCGGCGACGCGCAACCTGGAGGTCGGCTTCTATCCGGTGGGTACGCGCCTCACGTCGGCGGGAGGGCGTCCCCTCGACTACCTGTACGTCGTACGAAAAGGGGCGGTGCGCCTCGAGCGCGACGGCCAGACGCTGCAGGTCCTCGAGGAGGGCGAGTGCTTCGGCTACACCTCGCTCATCAGCGGGCGCGCGACGCTCGACGTGATCGTCGACGAGGATCTCCTCGCGTACCGGCTGCCGGGCGCCGACTTCCGCAGGCTGCTCGGGTACGCCCCGTTCGCCGGGCACTTCGCCGTCGGGCTCGCCGACCGGCTCAAGTCGAGCCTGGCGCACGCGCCCGCGTTCTCGGGCCAGCCGGATCTCTCGATCGAGGTCGGGCGGCTCGTGGTGCGGCCGGCGGTCTGGGTCGAGCGCGACGCCACCGTGGCGCACGCGGCGCGGGTGATGCGGGAGCACCGCATCTCCTCGGTGCTGGTGCGCACGGATCCGCCCGGGATCGTCACCGACCGCGACTTCCGCAACCGCGTGCTCGCGGACGGCCTCCCGCCGGCGACGCCCGTGACGGAGGTCTTCACGCGGCCCCTGCAGCTCGTCCCCTCGGAGGCGCCGCTTCACGCCGCCTGGACGGCGCTCCTCGACGCGCGCATCCACCACCTGCCGGTGGTGACCGACGGCGAGATCGCGGGGGTGATCACCTCGGGCGACCTCCTGCGCTGCTCGGCCCAGGGGCCGGTCGCCGTCCTCCGCGCCGTCGAGCGGCTCGCCGGGCGCGACAGCCTCCGCGGTTACGCCGCTCGCGTCGCCGAGATGGCCGCGGCGCTCGTGGCGGGCGGCGTCGACGCGCCGCGGATCGGCGGGCTCGTCGCGCGGCTGAACGACACGCTGCTCGCCCGGCTGGTCCGGTGGGCCGAGGCGGACCTCGGGCCAGCGCCCGGCGCCTGGGCGTGGGTCGCGCTCGGCTCGGAGGGCCGGATGGAGCAGACGCTGCTCACCGACCAGGACAACGCCCTCGTCTACGAGGACGCCGGCGCGCCGCACCGCGCGTGGTTCCACGCGTTCGCCGAGCACCTCAACGCCGACCTCGTCGCGGCGGGGTTCCCGGCCTGCCCCGGGGGCCGCATGGCGCGGCGGTGGAACGGGACGATCTCCTGGTGGAAGGAGGAGATCGACGCGTGCGTGGAGCACCGCCCGGCCGCCGCCGCGATCCTCTACGACCTGCGCCGCGCGGCTGGTCCCCTCGACGTCGCGCCCCTCGAGACCGCGCTCGCCCGCGGCGCCCGCACCCGTCACCTCGCCCGGTCGCTGGCGCGGGAGGCGCTGCGCTTCACGCCGCCGCCCGGGATGGTCCTGCGCCTGCGCGGCGGCGCCGAGGTCGACCTGAAGCAGCACGGGATCGCGCCGGTGGTCATGCTCGCGCGGTGCTACGCGGTCGAGGTGGGGAGCACCGCCCGCGGCACCCTCGAGCGGCTCGAGGCGGCGCGCGCGGCCGGCCTCATGGCGGAGGCCCTCCACGCCTCCGTGTCCGAGGCCTACCGGTTCCTGCTGGATCTGCGCCTGCGCCTGCAGCTCCGCGCGTTCTCCGAGCACCGGCCGCTCCTCGACATCGTGCGCCTGGACGAGCTCTCCGGCGCGGAGCGCACCCGGGTGAAGGACTCGTTCCGCGCCATCCGACGATGGCAGGAGAAGGCGACGTACCACTACCAGACGGACCTGGTCTGA
- a CDS encoding 3'-5' exonuclease — MLFSSPAWDSVVYWALDLETGGLDARRDPIIAIGMLPIRHGTLRLGEAYYSLVRPPPGRIIDPDSVRAHQLVAGELREAPAIGEVLREVDRRLREGVLLVHHRALDVAFLKDAYRRCGMRWPAPRVVDTVDLLIRAKRRSPFKDPHLPPVLPVLNLTRARREYGLPDYQAHDALSDAIAAAELFLVLRSVVGARRLRELR, encoded by the coding sequence GTGCTCTTCTCCTCGCCGGCCTGGGACTCCGTCGTCTACTGGGCGCTCGATCTCGAGACCGGCGGGCTCGACGCGCGTCGCGATCCGATCATCGCGATCGGCATGCTCCCCATCCGCCACGGGACGCTGCGCCTCGGCGAAGCCTACTACTCGCTCGTGCGCCCCCCGCCCGGACGCATCATCGATCCGGACTCGGTGCGCGCGCACCAGCTCGTGGCGGGCGAGCTGCGCGAGGCGCCCGCCATCGGGGAGGTGCTCCGCGAGGTCGATCGACGGCTCCGCGAAGGCGTGCTGCTCGTCCACCACCGCGCCCTCGACGTGGCGTTCCTGAAGGACGCTTATCGCCGGTGCGGGATGCGCTGGCCGGCCCCGCGCGTCGTGGACACGGTGGACCTCCTCATCCGCGCGAAGCGCCGCTCCCCCTTCAAGGATCCGCACCTCCCCCCGGTGCTGCCGGTCCTGAACCTCACTCGCGCGCGCCGCGAGTACGGCCTCCCCGACTACCAGGCCCACGACGCGCTCTCCGACGCCATCGCCGCGGCGGAGCTGTTCCTCGTGCTGCGCAGCGTCGTCGGCGCGCGGCGTCTGCGCGAGCTCCGCTGA
- a CDS encoding MFS transporter, which yields MVPAARLRLFYFLYYGTVGTNLPYFAAYLRGLGYTGEQIGTVQMLPSLAAPAVAISWASWADRTGSPARALRRAALVAVSAAALLPFVRSPLAIGAVLLLQALGERAVVPLVDSVSLEWSRARPGTSYTGLRLFGSLGFVAIALAVGSALAARGERPGDVLVPATVALGVAGYALVARTIPAAPAHPGARPGLRDLGQLAREPRLLLFLGACALHWAACAPYHLFFGVLVRDRGLPSDVTGLGMGAGVAAEIGALLLFPRLARGLSLRRLLSVAFLGSAVRWVLVSRAEAAGAIVALQLLHGLTFGLFWGTAMDAMAAFVPGRLRATGQALFAATVFGAGNALGYQLSGAGYDHYRSAAPLFAWAGGLEVVALVFALSFLGRRPERSEPRSGQRTGASPVRQND from the coding sequence ATGGTCCCCGCGGCGCGCCTTCGCCTCTTCTACTTCCTCTATTACGGCACGGTCGGCACGAACCTGCCGTACTTCGCCGCGTACCTGCGCGGCCTCGGCTACACGGGCGAGCAGATCGGGACCGTCCAGATGCTGCCGTCGCTGGCCGCCCCCGCCGTCGCCATCTCCTGGGCCAGCTGGGCCGATCGCACCGGCTCGCCGGCCCGCGCCCTGCGCCGCGCCGCGCTCGTGGCGGTCTCCGCCGCCGCGCTGCTCCCGTTCGTGCGCTCGCCGCTCGCGATCGGCGCCGTCCTGCTCCTTCAGGCGCTCGGCGAGCGCGCGGTCGTACCGCTCGTGGACTCCGTCTCGCTGGAGTGGTCGCGCGCGCGCCCGGGGACGTCCTACACCGGGCTGCGGCTGTTCGGCTCGCTCGGCTTCGTCGCGATCGCGCTCGCCGTCGGCAGCGCGCTCGCCGCCCGGGGCGAGCGCCCGGGCGACGTGCTCGTCCCCGCCACCGTCGCGCTCGGCGTCGCGGGCTACGCCCTCGTCGCGCGCACCATCCCCGCCGCGCCAGCCCACCCCGGCGCCCGGCCCGGTCTCCGCGACCTCGGGCAGCTCGCCCGCGAGCCGCGGCTGCTGCTCTTCCTCGGCGCCTGCGCCCTGCACTGGGCGGCGTGCGCGCCCTACCACCTCTTCTTCGGCGTGCTCGTGCGCGACCGCGGCCTGCCCTCCGACGTCACCGGCCTCGGCATGGGCGCGGGCGTCGCGGCCGAGATCGGCGCGCTGCTCCTCTTCCCGCGGCTCGCGCGCGGCCTCTCGCTCCGCCGCCTCCTCTCGGTCGCGTTCCTCGGCAGCGCGGTGCGGTGGGTGCTCGTCTCGCGCGCGGAGGCGGCGGGCGCGATCGTCGCCCTCCAGCTCCTGCACGGGCTCACCTTCGGGCTGTTCTGGGGCACCGCCATGGACGCGATGGCCGCGTTCGTGCCGGGACGGCTCCGCGCCACCGGCCAGGCGCTCTTTGCCGCGACGGTGTTCGGCGCCGGCAACGCGCTCGGCTACCAGCTCTCCGGCGCCGGCTACGATCACTACCGCTCGGCGGCCCCGCTCTTCGCCTGGGCGGGAGGCCTGGAGGTCGTGGCGCTCGTGTTTGCGCTGTCGTTTCTCGGACGTAGACCCGAACGGAGCGAGCCCCGATCGGGCCAGAGGACGGGCGCCTCCCCTGTGCGGCAGAATGACTAA
- the nhaA gene encoding Na+/H+ antiporter NhaA, with the protein MGPTRPTPPRTPAVPLFAAVVRPLQAFLRLEAASGIVLLSCAVAALALANSPLSDEYRAFFDTTLGVRVGPLAAEFSLAMLVNDGLMTIFFFVVGMEIKRELAVGELRTLRQALLPLVAALGGMAVPAAIFLAFNAGTPAAAGWGVPMATDIAFCVGVLTLLKARVPHALVVFVTALAIFDDIGGILVIALFYGHGLQLTWLAAAGGLTAALALMSRSYVRSLAAYALVTAALWYALHHGGIHATIAGVIAGLAIPARARVSPRAVLRGVADHTAELLRAAEDEDLDSAAVLELEERIEDVESPLGRFVHALHPWVAFAIMPVFALANSGVDLRALEPAQLVGRLAVGTALALFAGKLVGIFCCTWIAVRSGLAPMPGGASAAKLIGVSAVAGIGFTVALFIAGLAYGGGTQLLDEAKVGILAGSLVSGVVGALVLRLTPRVSSRSPAPELSVASAS; encoded by the coding sequence ATGGGACCGACGCGGCCGACGCCGCCCCGGACGCCAGCCGTCCCGCTGTTCGCCGCGGTCGTCCGGCCGCTCCAGGCGTTCCTTCGCCTGGAGGCGGCGAGCGGGATCGTCCTGCTGAGCTGCGCGGTGGCCGCCCTCGCGCTGGCGAACTCGCCGCTCTCCGACGAGTACCGCGCGTTCTTCGACACGACCCTCGGGGTGCGGGTGGGGCCCCTCGCGGCCGAGTTCAGCCTGGCGATGCTCGTGAACGACGGGCTGATGACGATCTTCTTCTTCGTCGTCGGGATGGAGATCAAGCGCGAGCTGGCGGTCGGAGAGCTCCGCACGCTCCGCCAGGCGCTCCTGCCCCTCGTCGCGGCCCTCGGCGGGATGGCGGTCCCCGCCGCGATCTTCCTGGCGTTCAACGCGGGGACGCCGGCCGCCGCAGGGTGGGGCGTCCCGATGGCGACGGACATCGCCTTCTGCGTGGGCGTCCTCACCCTGCTGAAGGCGCGCGTCCCGCACGCGCTCGTGGTGTTCGTCACCGCGCTCGCCATCTTCGACGACATCGGCGGGATCCTCGTGATCGCCCTGTTCTACGGGCACGGCCTCCAGCTGACGTGGCTGGCGGCCGCGGGCGGCCTGACCGCGGCGCTCGCGCTCATGTCCCGCTCCTACGTACGCAGCCTCGCCGCGTACGCGCTGGTGACGGCGGCGCTCTGGTACGCGCTCCACCACGGCGGCATCCACGCGACCATCGCGGGCGTCATCGCCGGCCTCGCCATCCCGGCGCGCGCGCGCGTCTCGCCGCGCGCGGTGCTCCGCGGGGTCGCCGACCACACGGCCGAGCTCCTCCGCGCCGCGGAGGACGAGGACCTCGACAGCGCCGCCGTCCTGGAGCTCGAGGAGCGCATCGAGGACGTCGAGTCGCCGCTCGGGCGCTTCGTCCACGCGCTCCACCCCTGGGTGGCGTTCGCGATCATGCCGGTGTTCGCGCTCGCCAACTCGGGGGTGGACCTGCGCGCCCTCGAGCCCGCGCAGCTCGTGGGCCGGCTCGCCGTCGGCACGGCGCTGGCGCTCTTCGCCGGGAAGCTGGTGGGGATCTTCTGCTGCACCTGGATCGCGGTGCGCTCCGGCCTCGCGCCGATGCCCGGAGGAGCCAGCGCGGCCAAGCTCATCGGGGTCTCCGCGGTGGCCGGGATCGGGTTCACGGTCGCCCTGTTCATCGCGGGGTTGGCGTACGGCGGCGGGACGCAGCTGCTGGACGAGGCGAAGGTGGGGATCCTCGCCGGATCGCTGGTGTCGGGCGTCGTCGGGGCGCTGGTCCTCCGCCTCACCCCGCGCGTGTCCTCGCGCTCGCCCGCGCCCGAGCTCTCGGTGGCCAGCGCGAGCTGA
- a CDS encoding DUF294 nucleotidyltransferase-like domain-containing protein yields MAFTDAAACLRPARLRSRAGLAGHPRSVARIVSALLRRGVDGPEVARVVARVNDALLRRLVTWGTAELGPPPAPFAWIAWGSQGRMEQTLLTDQDNALVYADEGDASRAWYAALAERVNEALVTAGFPECPGGHMAKHDHGPLSRFVRRAATCVDKPDAHDAEILLDRRRLAGRLPLAAIDAELARGAGASRLLHFLAIEALELSPPSPLVLSLRRGAEVDLKRHGLSPLVFLARCHGLEAGATSGTTLARLEAARRAGVLSADAHAEIGEAYRFLLGLQLRAQVRALEAGEPPANRVRLDALAPPERAGLLRAFRVVKRWQARAAYHYQTLG; encoded by the coding sequence ATGGCGTTCACGGACGCGGCGGCCTGCCTGCGCCCGGCGCGGCTCCGCTCCCGGGCCGGGCTGGCCGGCCATCCGCGGAGCGTCGCGCGGATCGTCTCGGCGCTGCTCCGCCGCGGCGTCGACGGGCCGGAGGTGGCCCGCGTCGTCGCGCGAGTGAACGACGCGCTCCTGCGCCGGCTCGTGACCTGGGGGACGGCGGAGCTCGGCCCACCGCCCGCGCCGTTCGCGTGGATCGCCTGGGGATCGCAGGGCCGGATGGAGCAGACGCTCCTCACGGACCAGGACAACGCGCTCGTGTACGCCGATGAGGGGGACGCGTCCCGGGCGTGGTACGCGGCGCTCGCGGAGAGGGTGAACGAGGCGCTGGTGACGGCGGGGTTCCCGGAGTGCCCCGGCGGCCACATGGCGAAGCACGACCACGGGCCGCTCTCGCGGTTCGTCCGGCGCGCGGCCACCTGCGTGGACAAGCCGGACGCGCACGACGCGGAGATCCTGCTCGACCGCCGCCGCCTCGCCGGGCGGCTCCCCCTCGCCGCGATCGACGCCGAGCTGGCCCGCGGCGCCGGCGCGTCGCGCCTGCTCCACTTCCTGGCGATCGAGGCGCTCGAGCTCAGCCCGCCCTCGCCGCTCGTCCTGTCGCTCCGGCGCGGCGCCGAGGTCGATCTGAAGCGGCACGGCCTCTCGCCGCTCGTCTTCCTCGCGCGCTGCCACGGCCTGGAGGCGGGCGCGACCTCCGGCACGACCCTCGCGCGCCTGGAGGCGGCCCGGCGCGCGGGGGTGCTCTCGGCCGACGCGCACGCCGAGATCGGGGAGGCGTACCGGTTCCTGCTGGGGCTGCAGCTGCGGGCGCAGGTCCGGGCGCTCGAGGCCGGGGAGCCGCCGGCCAACCGGGTGCGGCTCGACGCGCTCGCCCCGCCGGAGCGCGCCGGGCTGCTGCGCGCTTTCCGCGTGGTGAAGCGCTGGCAGGCCCGCGCGGCGTACCACTACCAGACCCTCGGCTGA